A region of Micromonospora chokoriensis DNA encodes the following proteins:
- a CDS encoding siderophore-interacting protein — protein MTKTLPIAPWRVFTVTVAALRRLSPSFVRVTFTGVDLDRFADNGYDQRIKLVLPVPGHHGVNLAGGADWYAAWRALPEHLRNPIRTYTVRAVRPHLAEVDVDLVLHGDGGPATRWARRASVGDEIALVGPDAGYDGNHGGIEFRPSTGSCLLLAGDETAVPAIAGICERLPLDTRGTVLLEVPDADDVLPLVTPPGIEVRWLPRGLDAHGSRLVPAVAAAAEELLLPGPSGTGQPVADLDVDTEILWEVPEEVAAAPLYAWLAGEAGVIRTLRRHLVSERGLDRRAVAFMGYWRLGHADPA, from the coding sequence ATGACCAAGACCCTGCCCATCGCCCCCTGGCGCGTGTTCACCGTCACCGTCGCGGCGCTACGCCGACTCAGCCCGTCCTTCGTCCGGGTGACCTTCACCGGCGTCGACCTCGACCGCTTCGCGGACAACGGGTACGACCAGCGGATCAAGCTGGTGCTGCCGGTGCCCGGTCACCACGGGGTGAACCTCGCCGGTGGCGCGGACTGGTACGCGGCCTGGCGGGCTCTGCCGGAGCACCTGCGCAACCCGATCCGCACCTACACCGTGCGGGCGGTCCGGCCCCACCTGGCCGAGGTCGACGTCGACCTGGTGCTGCACGGCGACGGTGGTCCGGCGACGCGCTGGGCGCGACGGGCGAGCGTCGGCGACGAGATCGCCCTCGTCGGTCCGGACGCGGGCTACGACGGCAACCACGGCGGCATCGAGTTCCGGCCGTCGACCGGGAGCTGCCTGCTGCTGGCCGGGGACGAGACCGCCGTGCCGGCGATCGCCGGCATCTGCGAGCGGCTCCCCCTCGACACCCGGGGCACGGTCCTGCTGGAGGTGCCCGACGCCGACGACGTGTTGCCGCTGGTCACGCCCCCGGGCATCGAGGTCCGCTGGCTTCCTCGGGGCCTCGACGCACACGGCAGCCGGCTGGTGCCGGCGGTCGCCGCCGCAGCGGAGGAACTGCTGCTCCCCGGCCCGTCCGGGACCGGGCAACCCGTCGCCGACCTGGACGTGGACACCGAGATCCTGTGGGAGGTCCCCGAGGAGGTGGCCGCGGCACCCCTGTACGCGTGGTTGGCCGGGGAGGCCGGCGTGATCCGCACCCTGCGGCGGCACCTGGTCTCCGAGCGGGGGCTGGACCGACGGGCGGTGGCCTTCATGGGTTACTGGCGTCTCGGGCACGCCGACCCCGCCTGA